The Hyphomicrobiales bacterium genome has a window encoding:
- the tesB gene encoding acyl-CoA thioesterase II, giving the protein MSQISASLTAILDLEPLERNLFRGRSPKSTWPRVFGGQVIAQSLYAACKTVEGRQPHSLHAYFLLGGDPEVPIVYEVDRLRDGRSFTTRRVLAVQKGEAIFAMSASFQVEEPGYEHQMPMPKVPMPEELPGREEMAKTFLSHVPDAIQAYYQRKRPIEIRPVELERYRTGGKMEPKFNAWIRALEPLPDEPALHQSVLAYASDLLLLDSSLIAHGMTVFDPKIQAASLDHAMWFHRPFRADDWLLYSQDSPSTSGARGFSRGLIFDTQGRLVASVAQEGLVRPRPDRA; this is encoded by the coding sequence ATGTCCCAGATCAGCGCCTCCCTGACGGCGATTCTCGACCTCGAACCGCTCGAGCGCAACCTGTTCCGGGGTCGCAGCCCCAAATCGACCTGGCCGCGCGTCTTCGGCGGCCAGGTCATCGCCCAGTCGCTCTATGCCGCCTGCAAGACGGTCGAGGGCCGGCAGCCCCATTCGCTGCATGCCTATTTCCTGCTGGGCGGCGATCCGGAGGTTCCGATCGTCTACGAGGTCGACCGGCTGCGCGACGGTCGCTCCTTCACGACGCGCCGCGTGCTCGCCGTCCAGAAGGGCGAGGCGATCTTCGCCATGTCGGCGTCCTTCCAGGTCGAGGAGCCGGGCTACGAGCACCAGATGCCGATGCCGAAGGTGCCGATGCCCGAGGAATTGCCCGGCCGGGAAGAGATGGCCAAGACCTTCCTCTCCCACGTCCCCGACGCGATCCAGGCCTATTATCAGCGCAAGCGGCCGATCGAGATCCGGCCGGTCGAGCTCGAGCGCTATCGGACCGGCGGCAAGATGGAACCGAAGTTCAACGCCTGGATCCGGGCGCTGGAGCCCCTGCCCGACGAGCCGGCCTTGCATCAGAGCGTGCTCGCCTACGCCTCCGACCTGCTCCTGCTCGATTCCAGCCTGATCGCCCATGGCATGACGGTCTTCGATCCGAAGATCCAGGCGGCGAGCCTCGATCACGCCATGTGGTTCCACCGGCCCTTCCGTGCCGACGACTGGCTGCTCTACTCGCAGGACAGCCCCTCCACCTCCGGCGCCCGCGGCTTCTCGCGCGGTCTGATCTTCGACACACAGGGCCGGCTTGTCGCCTCGGTCGCCCAGGAAGGCCTGGTCCGACCAAGGCCGGACCGAGCCTGA
- the gdh gene encoding NAD-specific glutamate dehydrogenase, with translation MGKRVTNATAGAIAAIEAAATGLKGTMPAEFPRLLYGRSVAEDLEAPPPAMLAGAAAAAYDQLAETRKPETINLRFRDDEFGEGDRRRQVTILEVVNDNKPFLLDSTLAELQEQGYEPRLVAHPILAVARDAKGKFASLAGEATGRAPEGTRRESLLHIHIPRIDTPEAREKLRAGLEHVYADVALAVDDWAAMRGRITEVIQAYRANPPPLPEDEINEALQFLEWIAGDNFTLLGIRAYRFPGGDVAADPIEGSGLGILRDPTVKVLRKGRELVTVTPELRSFLAKPQALIITKANVKSRVHRRVHLDYVGVKLFTPDGRLDGELRIVGLLTSNAYTGSARAIPYLRLKVARVAKNIGFDPASYSGRALMNVLDAYPRDELFQIDVTTLEQFALDILQLTERPRIRALARVDEFDRFVSILVFIPKDRYDTTVRQRVGEFLARIYNGRLSAAYPAYPEGPLSRTHYIIGRDEGKTPRIDRATLESGISAIVRTWGDGLKDVLDQEKAGPAARALAERYAEAFGAAYRERFSAADALVDIEMLQQLSPERGRAVNLYRREGDDAKRANLKVFSRGAPISLSARVPLLENMGFRVVNERTYNVMPQGTGEDARVWLHDMSLERADDGEIDIEHLDPTIEAALMAQFRGLAESDRFDQLVLAAGLAWREAALLRAFGRYLRQAGAPYAQGYIADALTRHPGIASGLIAYFNAKFDPRIPGAEREQRMAQKRAEIEEALDAVTSLDEDRILRRLINLVDAALRTNFFQIGPDGHPRQTITFKFDCAKVDGLPLPRPLYEIFVYSPRVEGVHMRFGKVARGGLRWSDRPQDFRTEVLGLVKAQQVKNAVIVPVGAKGGFVPKQLPPASDRAAWLAEGTESYRIFIRNLLELTDNLDGETIVPPPDTVRHDGDDPYLVVAADKGTATFSDTANTISLEKHHWLGDAFASGGSQGYDHKGMGITARGAWEAVKRHFREVDIDIQTTPFTVAGVGDMSGDVFGNGMLLSPAIKLVAAFDHRDIFLDPNPDPASSLAERQRLFALPRSSWQDYDKTLISKGGGIFSRSAKSIPLSAEIRALLDLDKAEVSPPELMTAILKARVDLLWFGGIGTYIRAHDESDAQVGDRANDAIRIAGNDLRARVIGEGANLGVTQRGRIEAARKGVKLNTDAIDNSAGVNTSDVEVNIKIALAGPVTDGRLKEDKRNELLAAMTDEVGLLVLRNNYLQTLALSLTEAQGAAATPGLRFLMQTLEQDGRLDRSVEYLPSDAQLAEREKRSEGLTRPELAVLLAYAKLSLHDALLESSVPDDPYLASELIRYFPKALRDAYPDAIASHKLRREIVATQLANAIVNRGGPALVPVLAALTRSGAPAIAAAYAIARDSFDLFTLNGEIDALDARIPGKTQLGLYAAAQELVTNRMSWFLRRGVAKPGTIEQTIARYAKGVKELSAELGSLLPEAASQARLARIAVLTSEGVPEALAARVASLPALAEATDIVDIAERSKRKIGDVARIHFGIDALFGLSSLKAAAAAVPATDDYERLARERALETLDDAQSNLTEEVAASAKGAGTLESWLAERGEEAERTRSTVSAITSSGLTLPKLMVAAGMLADLPRKRG, from the coding sequence ATGGGCAAACGGGTGACGAACGCGACCGCGGGGGCGATCGCAGCGATCGAAGCCGCGGCCACCGGCCTCAAGGGCACGATGCCCGCCGAGTTTCCCCGCCTGCTCTACGGTCGTTCCGTCGCCGAAGATCTCGAAGCCCCGCCACCGGCCATGCTGGCCGGCGCCGCTGCCGCCGCCTACGACCAGCTCGCCGAAACGCGCAAACCGGAAACCATCAACCTGCGCTTCCGCGACGACGAATTCGGCGAGGGCGACCGGCGCCGCCAGGTCACCATCCTGGAGGTCGTCAACGACAACAAGCCGTTCCTGCTCGATTCGACGCTCGCCGAGCTGCAGGAGCAGGGCTACGAGCCCCGCCTCGTCGCCCATCCGATCCTGGCCGTGGCGCGCGACGCCAAGGGCAAGTTCGCCTCGCTCGCCGGCGAAGCGACCGGCCGCGCGCCCGAAGGCACGCGGCGCGAGAGCCTGCTCCACATTCACATTCCGCGCATCGATACGCCCGAAGCGCGCGAGAAGCTGCGCGCGGGTCTCGAACACGTCTATGCCGATGTCGCGCTCGCGGTCGACGACTGGGCCGCGATGCGCGGCCGCATCACCGAGGTGATCCAGGCCTACCGCGCCAATCCGCCGCCGCTGCCGGAGGACGAGATCAACGAGGCGCTGCAGTTCCTCGAATGGATCGCCGGCGACAATTTCACCCTGCTCGGCATCCGGGCCTACCGTTTCCCCGGCGGCGACGTCGCCGCCGACCCGATCGAGGGCTCGGGCCTCGGCATCCTGCGCGATCCCACGGTCAAGGTCCTGCGCAAGGGCCGTGAGCTGGTCACGGTCACGCCGGAGCTGCGCTCCTTCCTGGCAAAGCCCCAGGCGCTCATCATCACCAAGGCCAACGTCAAGAGCCGCGTCCACCGGCGCGTCCATCTCGACTATGTCGGCGTCAAGCTGTTCACGCCGGACGGCCGGCTCGACGGCGAGCTGCGCATCGTCGGCCTCCTGACCTCGAACGCCTATACCGGCTCGGCCCGCGCCATTCCCTATCTGCGGCTGAAGGTCGCGCGCGTCGCCAAGAACATCGGCTTCGACCCGGCGAGCTATTCCGGCCGCGCGCTGATGAACGTGCTCGACGCCTATCCCCGCGACGAGCTCTTCCAGATCGACGTGACGACGCTGGAGCAGTTCGCGCTCGACATCCTGCAGCTCACCGAGCGGCCACGCATCCGGGCGCTCGCCCGCGTCGACGAATTCGACCGTTTCGTCTCGATCCTCGTCTTCATTCCGAAGGACCGCTACGACACCACGGTGCGCCAGCGCGTCGGCGAGTTCCTGGCCCGGATCTATAATGGCCGCCTCTCGGCCGCCTATCCGGCCTATCCGGAAGGGCCGCTGTCGCGCACCCACTACATCATCGGTCGCGACGAGGGCAAAACCCCGCGCATCGACCGCGCCACCCTCGAATCGGGCATCAGCGCCATCGTCCGCACCTGGGGCGACGGGCTGAAGGACGTGCTCGACCAGGAGAAGGCCGGGCCCGCCGCCCGCGCGCTGGCGGAGCGCTACGCGGAAGCCTTCGGCGCCGCCTATCGCGAGCGCTTCTCGGCCGCCGACGCCCTCGTCGATATCGAGATGCTCCAGCAGCTCTCGCCGGAGCGGGGCCGCGCCGTCAATCTCTACCGCCGCGAAGGCGACGACGCCAAGCGCGCCAACCTCAAGGTGTTCTCGCGCGGCGCGCCGATCTCGCTCTCGGCCCGCGTGCCGCTGCTCGAGAACATGGGCTTCCGCGTCGTCAACGAGCGGACCTACAACGTCATGCCGCAGGGGACCGGCGAGGACGCCCGCGTCTGGCTGCACGACATGTCGCTGGAGCGCGCCGACGACGGCGAGATCGACATCGAGCATCTCGATCCGACGATCGAGGCGGCGCTGATGGCGCAGTTCCGTGGGCTGGCCGAATCCGACCGTTTCGACCAGCTCGTGCTTGCCGCCGGACTCGCCTGGCGCGAGGCGGCGCTGCTGCGCGCCTTCGGTCGCTATCTCCGGCAGGCTGGCGCACCTTACGCCCAAGGCTACATCGCCGATGCGCTGACCCGCCATCCCGGCATCGCCTCGGGCCTGATCGCCTATTTCAACGCCAAGTTCGACCCGCGCATCCCGGGCGCCGAGCGCGAGCAGCGCATGGCCCAGAAGCGCGCCGAGATCGAGGAGGCGCTCGACGCCGTCACCAGCCTCGACGAGGACCGCATCCTGCGCCGCCTGATCAATCTGGTCGACGCGGCGCTGCGCACGAACTTCTTCCAGATCGGCCCGGACGGCCATCCGCGCCAGACCATCACCTTCAAGTTCGATTGCGCCAAGGTGGACGGGCTGCCGCTGCCGCGCCCGCTCTACGAGATCTTCGTCTATTCGCCGCGTGTCGAGGGCGTGCATATGCGCTTCGGCAAGGTCGCGCGCGGCGGCCTGCGCTGGTCGGACCGGCCGCAGGACTTCCGCACCGAAGTGCTCGGCCTGGTCAAGGCGCAGCAGGTCAAGAACGCCGTGATCGTGCCGGTCGGTGCCAAGGGCGGCTTCGTGCCGAAGCAGCTGCCGCCAGCCTCCGACCGCGCCGCCTGGCTCGCCGAGGGCACGGAAAGCTACCGCATCTTCATCCGCAACCTGCTCGAGCTCACCGACAACCTCGACGGCGAAACCATCGTGCCGCCGCCGGACACGGTGCGCCATGACGGCGACGACCCCTATCTCGTCGTCGCCGCCGACAAGGGCACGGCGACCTTCTCCGACACCGCCAACACGATCTCGCTGGAGAAGCACCACTGGCTCGGCGATGCCTTCGCCTCCGGCGGCTCGCAGGGCTACGACCATAAGGGCATGGGCATCACGGCGCGCGGCGCCTGGGAAGCGGTGAAGCGCCACTTCCGCGAGGTCGATATCGATATCCAGACGACGCCCTTCACCGTCGCCGGCGTCGGCGACATGTCGGGCGACGTCTTCGGCAACGGCATGCTGCTCTCGCCGGCGATCAAGCTCGTCGCGGCCTTCGACCACCGCGACATCTTCCTCGATCCGAATCCCGATCCGGCGAGCTCGCTCGCCGAGCGCCAGCGCCTCTTCGCCCTGCCGCGCTCGTCCTGGCAGGATTACGACAAGACGCTGATCTCGAAGGGCGGCGGCATCTTCTCGCGCTCGGCCAAGAGCATCCCGCTCTCGGCCGAGATCCGCGCCCTGCTCGACCTCGACAAGGCCGAGGTCTCGCCGCCGGAACTGATGACGGCGATCCTCAAGGCGCGCGTCGATCTGCTCTGGTTCGGCGGCATCGGCACCTATATCCGCGCCCATGACGAATCCGACGCGCAGGTCGGCGACCGCGCCAACGATGCGATCCGCATCGCCGGCAACGATCTCCGGGCCCGGGTCATCGGCGAGGGCGCCAATCTCGGCGTGACCCAGCGCGGCCGCATCGAGGCGGCGCGCAAGGGCGTGAAACTCAACACCGACGCGATCGACAACTCGGCCGGCGTCAACACCTCCGACGTCGAGGTCAACATCAAGATCGCGCTCGCCGGTCCGGTGACGGACGGCCGTCTGAAGGAAGACAAGCGTAACGAATTGCTCGCCGCGATGACCGACGAGGTCGGCCTCCTCGTCCTGCGCAACAACTACCTGCAGACACTCGCGCTCTCGCTGACCGAGGCGCAAGGCGCCGCGGCAACGCCCGGCCTGCGCTTCCTGATGCAGACGCTGGAGCAGGACGGAAGGCTCGACCGATCGGTCGAGTATCTGCCGAGCGACGCCCAGCTCGCCGAGCGCGAGAAACGCAGCGAAGGCCTGACCCGGCCGGAACTCGCCGTGCTACTCGCCTATGCCAAGCTCTCGCTGCACGACGCGCTGCTCGAATCCTCGGTGCCGGACGACCCCTATCTCGCCAGCGAACTCATCCGCTATTTCCCGAAGGCGCTGCGGGACGCCTATCCGGATGCCATCGCCAGCCACAAGCTGAGGCGCGAGATCGTGGCGACGCAACTCGCCAACGCGATCGTCAACCGCGGCGGCCCGGCGCTGGTGCCGGTTCTGGCGGCGCTGACCCGCTCGGGCGCGCCCGCCATCGCCGCTGCCTACGCCATCGCCCGCGATTCCTTCGACCTGTTCACGCTCAACGGCGAGATCGACGCGCTCGACGCCAGGATTCCCGGCAAGACTCAGCTCGGCCTCTACGCCGCGGCCCAGGAACTCGTCACCAACCGGATGAGCTGGTTCCTGCGGCGCGGCGTGGCCAAACCCGGCACGATCGAGCAGACGATCGCCCGCTACGCCAAGGGCGTGAAGGAACTGTCGGCGGAACTCGGCAGCCTGCTGCCCGAGGCCGCATCGCAGGCCCGCCTCGCCCGCATCGCAGTGCTGACCTCGGAAGGCGTGCCGGAGGCGCTCGCCGCCCGCGTCGCCAGCCTGCCGGCTCTGGCGGAGGCGACCGACATCGTCGACATCGCCGAGCGCAGCAAGCGCAAGATCGGTGACGTCGCGCGGATCCATTTCGGCATCGATGCGCTGTTCGGCCTGTCGAGCCTGAAGGCTGCGGCGGCAGCGGTGCCAGCGACCGACGATTACGAGCGCCTCGCCCGCGAGCGCGCCCTGGAGACGCTCGACGACGCCCAGTCCAACCTCACCGAGGAGGTTGCCGCTTCGGCCAAGGGCGCGGGCACGCTGGAAAGCTGGCTCGCGGAACGCGGCGAGGAGGCGGAGCGCACTCGCAGCACCGTCAGCGCGATCACAAGCTCCGGCCTCACCTTGCCGAAGCTCATGGTCGCGGCCGGCATGCTGGCCGACCTGCCGCGCAAGCGCGGCTGA
- a CDS encoding hypothetical protein (Evidence 5 : Unknown function): MIALIMREDGWRLHAFRRPKQRQGKLF, translated from the coding sequence ATGATCGCGCTGATCATGCGCGAGGACGGCTGGCGCCTGCATGCCTTCCGTCGTCCGAAACAACGTCAGGGGAAACTCTTTTAA
- a CDS encoding conserved hypothetical protein (Evidence 4 : Unknown function but conserved in other organisms), with the protein MSESESPQSQPAGAVVHFPAPARPMTVTFDRRELSELLNLYGRMVAAGEWRDYAIDFLKDKAQFSVFRRSSEMPLYRIVKDPALARRQGAYSVVAATGLILKRGSELSRVLKVLDKQLSVVS; encoded by the coding sequence ATGAGCGAAAGCGAATCGCCGCAATCGCAACCGGCCGGCGCGGTCGTCCATTTTCCGGCGCCGGCCCGGCCCATGACCGTTACCTTCGACCGGCGCGAGCTCAGCGAACTGCTCAATCTCTACGGCCGCATGGTCGCGGCTGGCGAGTGGCGCGACTACGCCATCGATTTCCTGAAGGACAAGGCCCAGTTTTCGGTGTTCCGGCGTTCGTCCGAAATGCCGCTCTACCGAATCGTCAAGGATCCGGCGCTGGCGCGCCGGCAGGGTGCCTATTCGGTCGTCGCGGCCACCGGCCTGATTCTGAAGCGCGGCTCGGAGCTCTCGCGAGTCCTGAAAGTGCTGGACAAGCAGCTCAGCGTGGTGAGTTAG
- a CDS encoding Peroxidase-related enzyme, translating into MATKNDKPKVGEEPVRQDAPPRVMALALKPGQLSPENEAYFEKCRDKLGFVPNVLTSYAQDDAKLSAFALFYNDLMLAPSGLSKLEREMIAVAVSSVNRCYYCLTAHGAAVRQLSGDPVLGEMLVMNYRAAELSTRHRAMLDFSVKLTEAPHLIGDEDREALRKAGFTERDIWDIGAVASFYNMSNRMASAVDMRPNAEYHGQAR; encoded by the coding sequence ATGGCGACGAAGAATGACAAACCGAAGGTGGGCGAGGAGCCGGTGCGTCAGGATGCCCCGCCCCGCGTCATGGCGCTCGCGCTGAAGCCCGGCCAGCTCTCACCGGAGAACGAGGCCTATTTCGAGAAGTGCCGGGACAAGCTCGGCTTCGTGCCGAATGTGCTGACCTCCTACGCCCAAGACGACGCCAAGCTCTCGGCCTTCGCGCTGTTCTACAACGATCTCATGCTCGCCCCTTCCGGCCTGTCGAAGCTGGAGCGGGAAATGATCGCGGTCGCGGTGTCGAGCGTGAACCGCTGCTATTACTGCCTCACGGCGCATGGCGCGGCGGTGCGGCAGCTCTCCGGCGATCCCGTGCTGGGCGAGATGCTGGTGATGAACTACCGGGCGGCGGAGCTCTCGACGCGGCATCGCGCGATGCTCGACTTTTCGGTGAAGCTGACCGAGGCGCCGCATCTGATCGGGGACGAGGACCGCGAGGCCCTGCGCAAGGCCGGCTTCACCGAGCGCGACATCTGGGACATCGGCGCGGTGGCGTCGTTCTACAACATGTCGAACCGGATGGCTTCGGCCGTCGATATGCGGCCCAACGCCGAATACCACGGCCAGGCGCGGTAG
- a CDS encoding conserved membrane hypothetical protein (Evidence 4 : Unknown function but conserved in other organisms), giving the protein MSNFDRNAPVWGAGRAQQTSAVEMDQGLRSFMLGVYNNMTIGLGITGLAALAISMLAIAGFTPDGKIAGLTAFGQAIYLSPLKWVVMLAPLAFIMLFSFKAENMSASAARTMFFAFAAVMGVSMSSILVVFTGASVVRVFFITAAAFGALSLVGYTTKKSLSGMGSFLIMGLIGLIIASVVNLFLASSALSFGISVLGVLIFAGLTAWDTQRLKEMYLYSNLDPESAAKLSVNGALSLYLNFINMFQMLISLLGDRR; this is encoded by the coding sequence ATGAGCAACTTCGACCGCAATGCTCCAGTCTGGGGTGCCGGCCGCGCACAGCAGACCAGCGCCGTCGAGATGGATCAGGGCCTGCGCTCGTTCATGCTCGGCGTCTACAACAACATGACGATCGGCCTCGGCATCACCGGTCTCGCCGCGCTCGCCATTTCGATGCTGGCGATCGCCGGCTTCACGCCCGACGGCAAGATCGCCGGACTGACGGCGTTCGGCCAGGCGATCTATCTCAGCCCGCTGAAATGGGTGGTGATGCTCGCCCCGCTCGCCTTCATCATGCTCTTCTCGTTCAAGGCCGAAAACATGAGCGCCTCCGCGGCGCGCACCATGTTCTTCGCCTTCGCGGCGGTGATGGGCGTCTCGATGTCGTCGATCCTGGTCGTCTTCACCGGCGCCTCGGTCGTGCGCGTCTTCTTCATCACGGCCGCCGCCTTCGGCGCGCTGAGCCTCGTCGGCTACACCACGAAGAAGTCGCTCTCGGGCATGGGCTCCTTCCTGATCATGGGCTTGATCGGCCTGATCATCGCCTCGGTGGTCAACCTGTTCCTGGCGTCGAGCGCGCTCTCCTTCGGCATCTCGGTGCTCGGCGTGCTGATCTTCGCCGGCCTGACCGCCTGGGACACCCAGCGCCTGAAGGAGATGTATCTCTACTCAAACCTGGATCCGGAATCGGCTGCGAAGCTCTCGGTGAACGGCGCTCTGTCGCTCTACCTGAACTTCATCAACATGTTCCAGATGCTGATCAGCCTGCTCGGCGACCGCCGCTGA
- the ubiL gene encoding Ubiquinone hydroxylase UbiL yields MATRQDSDARIVIAGGGIAGLTLALALKQALGGAFAVVLADPMLAAAPRADNRAYAVAAGARAMLETLGVWSAVAGSAQAMTEMIVSDSRTNDAVRPVFLTFDGEVEPGQPFADMVENAALVAQLKSACEREGVELRATGVRRFVTEAAAIEIVFEDGARAQATLLVAADGARSKLREQAGIGWVGWSYGQSGIVATIGHERPHHGRAVEHFLPSGPFAILPLADGGKLGHRSSIVWTEKTANVPALLSLDAEDLLAEIETRFGLELGEIALESAVSAHPLGFGVARRFVAERFALLGDAAHLIHPIAGQGLNLGLKDVAALAEAIVDAARLGLDPGALDVLEGYEKARRFDTVAMGAVTDGLNRLFSNDATPIRLARDFGLGIVDRLPGLKRFFIREAAGVAGAPPRLLRGEAL; encoded by the coding sequence ATGGCCACGAGGCAGGATTCGGACGCTCGTATCGTCATTGCGGGCGGCGGGATCGCGGGGCTGACCCTGGCCCTGGCGCTGAAGCAGGCGCTCGGCGGCGCCTTCGCGGTCGTCCTGGCCGATCCGATGCTGGCCGCGGCGCCACGCGCCGATAATCGCGCCTATGCGGTGGCGGCCGGCGCCCGCGCCATGCTGGAGACGCTCGGCGTCTGGAGCGCCGTCGCGGGCTCGGCGCAGGCCATGACGGAAATGATCGTCTCCGACAGCCGCACGAACGATGCGGTGCGTCCAGTCTTCCTGACCTTCGACGGCGAGGTCGAGCCCGGCCAGCCTTTCGCCGACATGGTCGAGAACGCGGCTCTGGTCGCGCAGCTCAAATCGGCCTGCGAGAGGGAGGGCGTCGAGCTGCGCGCGACCGGTGTGCGCCGTTTCGTGACCGAAGCGGCTGCGATCGAGATCGTCTTCGAGGACGGAGCGCGCGCGCAGGCCACGCTGCTGGTCGCGGCCGACGGTGCCCGCTCGAAGCTGCGTGAGCAGGCCGGAATCGGCTGGGTCGGCTGGAGCTACGGCCAATCCGGCATCGTCGCCACGATCGGCCATGAGCGCCCGCATCACGGCCGGGCGGTCGAGCATTTCCTGCCATCCGGGCCTTTCGCGATCTTGCCGCTGGCCGATGGCGGCAAGCTCGGCCACCGCTCCTCGATCGTCTGGACCGAGAAGACGGCGAATGTCCCTGCGCTGCTGTCGCTCGATGCCGAGGACCTCCTGGCCGAGATCGAGACGCGCTTCGGCCTTGAACTCGGCGAGATCGCGCTGGAGAGCGCGGTCAGCGCGCATCCGCTCGGCTTCGGCGTCGCCCGGCGCTTCGTGGCCGAGCGATTCGCGCTGCTTGGCGATGCCGCGCATCTGATCCACCCGATCGCGGGCCAGGGCCTCAATCTGGGCCTGAAGGATGTCGCGGCCCTGGCCGAGGCCATCGTCGATGCGGCGCGGCTCGGACTCGATCCCGGCGCGCTCGACGTGCTGGAAGGTTATGAGAAGGCGCGCCGCTTCGACACCGTCGCGATGGGCGCGGTCACAGACGGGCTGAACCGGCTGTTCTCGAACGATGCGACGCCGATCCGGCTCGCGCGCGATTTCGGGCTCGGGATCGTCGACAGGCTGCCGGGGCTGAAGCGCTTCTTCATCCGCGAGGCGGCGGGTGTCGCCGGCGCGCCGCCACGGCTGCTCCGGGGCGAGGCGCTGTAG
- a CDS encoding hypothetical protein (Evidence 5 : Unknown function): MAVAPEAQKKNGRRKRQPLVGLDSVARLHPNSGGLGG, encoded by the coding sequence ATGGCGGTGGCTCCGGAAGCCCAAAAGAAAAACGGCCGGCGCAAACGCCAGCCGCTAGTTGGCCTCGACTCGGTGGCCCGGCTCCACCCGAACTCCGGGGGGCTGGGGGGCTGA
- the ycaR gene encoding UPF0434 family protein YcaR, whose product MTETDTSTRIDPKLLEILVCPLTKATLEYDAAKQELISRAAKLAYPIRDGIPIMLPEEARPLEE is encoded by the coding sequence ATGACCGAAACCGACACCAGCACCCGCATCGACCCCAAGCTGCTCGAAATCCTGGTCTGCCCTCTGACCAAGGCGACGCTCGAATACGATGCGGCGAAGCAGGAACTGATCAGCCGGGCCGCGAAGCTGGCCTATCCGATCCGCGACGGCATCCCGATCATGCTGCCGGAAGAGGCACGGCCGCTGGAGGAGTGA
- a CDS encoding Ribbon-helix-helix protein, CopG family, producing MAATETMTIRVSAETKRKLERIAAGTRRSKSFLASEAISAYVDRELQIIEGIKRGLADVEAGRVVPHDEVIADARRIVADARRRKADRE from the coding sequence ATGGCCGCGACGGAAACCATGACGATCCGGGTTTCGGCCGAAACCAAGCGCAAGCTTGAGCGCATCGCGGCGGGCACCCGGCGCAGCAAATCCTTCCTCGCCAGCGAAGCGATCTCGGCTTACGTCGACCGCGAGCTCCAGATCATCGAGGGAATCAAGCGCGGCTTGGCCGATGTCGAGGCCGGTCGGGTCGTGCCCCATGACGAGGTCATCGCCGACGCTCGCCGTATCGTCGCGGATGCGAGGCGTCGGAAAGCCGACCGGGAATGA
- the pat gene encoding Phosphinothricin N-acetyltransferase: MIASTVTTSLIRPASPADIPAIAAIYAHAVLHGTASWELEPPGEAEMLRRLDATLADGYPYLIAERSGRVLGYAYAGAYRPRPAYRTTVENSIYLAPEAQGLGIGGLLLGALMQACTERGFRQMIAVIGDGTGASIGSRRLHEKAGFRLIGIAEKVGFKHGRWLDQMLMQRELGKGNRTPPEF; this comes from the coding sequence ATGATTGCCTCGACCGTGACCACATCCCTCATTCGTCCCGCCAGCCCGGCCGACATTCCCGCCATCGCCGCGATCTATGCCCATGCGGTCCTGCATGGGACCGCGTCCTGGGAACTCGAACCGCCGGGGGAAGCGGAGATGCTGCGTCGCCTCGACGCGACCCTGGCGGACGGATACCCCTATCTGATCGCCGAGCGGAGCGGCCGGGTGCTGGGCTATGCCTATGCCGGTGCCTATCGGCCCCGCCCCGCCTACCGGACGACCGTCGAGAACTCGATCTATCTTGCCCCGGAGGCGCAGGGCCTCGGCATCGGCGGGCTGCTGCTCGGCGCCCTGATGCAAGCCTGCACCGAACGCGGCTTCCGCCAGATGATCGCGGTGATCGGCGATGGCACCGGCGCTTCGATAGGCTCGCGCCGCCTGCACGAAAAGGCCGGCTTCCGCCTGATCGGCATCGCCGAGAAGGTCGGCTTCAAGCACGGCCGCTGGCTCGACCAGATGCTGATGCAGAGGGAACTGGGCAAAGGCAACCGCACACCACCGGAGTTCTGA
- a CDS encoding Type II toxin-antitoxin system RelE/ParE family toxin: MKPVVWSDDARRDYLTILGYIAQDNPDAAERVVDVIEQTGNKLGEFATGRPGRVGGTYEKLVPRLPYILAYTIASQGGREVVAILRVIHMARDWREEDWPP; this comes from the coding sequence ATGAAGCCGGTCGTCTGGTCGGACGATGCCCGGCGCGATTACCTTACCATCCTCGGATACATCGCCCAGGATAATCCGGACGCGGCCGAGCGGGTCGTCGACGTCATCGAGCAAACCGGAAACAAGCTCGGGGAATTCGCGACCGGACGGCCCGGCCGCGTGGGCGGAACTTATGAGAAGCTGGTTCCCCGCTTGCCCTACATCCTCGCCTACACCATCGCCTCCCAAGGCGGGCGCGAGGTCGTCGCGATCCTGCGCGTCATCCACATGGCACGAGACTGGCGCGAAGAGGATTGGCCCCCATAA